A region of Moorena producens PAL-8-15-08-1 DNA encodes the following proteins:
- a CDS encoding gamma-glutamyltransferase family protein, whose protein sequence is MLKGNLTHYPYPSRRRVVMGNRFAVATSQSLATLAGMEMFWAGGNAVDAAIATAIALTVVEPTSNGIGSDAFALVWDGRLHGINASGKSPQHLTLEHFAGMSQIPAIGWLSVTVPGAVSAWRSLWQRWGKLPFEQLFAPAIRYAEAGFPVSPVTARAWKRAEALYLPLTGREFEPFKQVFFPNQRAPVAGEVWGSKDHAETLKAIANSGGESFYQGEIADAIANFAANTGGVLTKADLASHQAEWVNPISTNYRDLTVWEIPPNTQGMAALMALNIIEGFDLSHYPRESAQSYHLQIEAMKLAFADAHRHITDHRFMEVPIETLLDHGYARERRKLIGEEAIALAKPGLPKGGTVYLAAADGELMVSFIQSNFEGFGSGIVIPGTGIALQNRALGFTLESGHPNQVAPGKRSYHTIIPGFMTQNGQPLGPFGVMGGSMQPQGHVQVVVNLADYGMNPQAALDAPRWRFVDGSQVLLEQSVPRHIALELAEMGHDIQVMADSINFGKGQVIWRQSGVLVAASEPRGDGLALVG, encoded by the coding sequence ATGCTCAAGGGTAACTTAACCCATTATCCCTACCCCTCCAGACGACGGGTAGTCATGGGTAATCGATTTGCCGTAGCCACTAGCCAATCCCTAGCCACCCTAGCTGGTATGGAAATGTTTTGGGCTGGAGGCAATGCTGTAGATGCTGCTATAGCCACAGCGATCGCATTGACAGTGGTTGAACCTACCTCTAATGGTATCGGTTCTGATGCCTTCGCCTTAGTATGGGATGGTAGACTCCATGGCATCAACGCCTCTGGCAAAAGCCCTCAACACCTGACCCTTGAGCATTTTGCTGGCATGAGTCAAATTCCTGCTATCGGCTGGTTATCGGTAACGGTGCCAGGAGCGGTATCAGCATGGCGTAGTTTATGGCAACGGTGGGGAAAGCTACCCTTTGAGCAATTGTTTGCCCCAGCCATTCGATACGCCGAAGCCGGATTTCCAGTCTCTCCAGTCACAGCAAGAGCTTGGAAACGGGCGGAAGCTCTGTATCTTCCCCTGACTGGACGAGAATTTGAACCATTTAAACAGGTATTTTTCCCTAACCAGCGCGCACCAGTAGCTGGGGAGGTATGGGGGAGTAAGGATCATGCTGAGACCTTGAAAGCGATTGCAAACAGTGGTGGTGAAAGCTTTTATCAAGGGGAAATTGCTGATGCGATCGCAAACTTTGCGGCTAATACTGGTGGCGTGCTGACCAAAGCTGACCTAGCTAGCCACCAAGCTGAGTGGGTAAACCCGATTTCAACTAACTATCGTGACCTGACCGTATGGGAGATTCCCCCCAACACCCAAGGGATGGCGGCCTTAATGGCATTAAATATAATCGAAGGTTTTGACTTAAGCCACTATCCCCGTGAATCAGCCCAAAGCTATCATCTACAAATCGAAGCCATGAAGCTAGCCTTTGCTGATGCTCACCGCCATATCACTGACCACCGGTTTATGGAAGTCCCAATCGAAACGCTATTAGACCATGGGTATGCCAGGGAACGCCGGAAGTTAATTGGGGAAGAAGCGATCGCGTTAGCAAAACCCGGTTTACCCAAAGGTGGCACAGTTTATCTAGCAGCAGCAGATGGGGAACTAATGGTATCCTTTATCCAATCTAACTTTGAAGGCTTTGGGAGTGGGATTGTTATTCCTGGCACTGGCATTGCCTTGCAAAACCGAGCCTTAGGGTTTACCCTAGAATCCGGTCATCCTAATCAAGTCGCACCAGGTAAGCGGTCATATCATACCATTATTCCGGGTTTTATGACTCAAAATGGTCAACCTCTAGGGCCCTTTGGAGTGATGGGAGGCTCCATGCAGCCTCAGGGACATGTACAGGTAGTGGTTAATCTGGCAGATTACGGGATGAATCCTCAAGCTGCTCTAGATGCTCCCAGATGGCGATTTGTGGATGGGTCACAAGTCCTATTGGAACAGAGTGTACCCCGTCATATTGCTCTGGAGCTAGCTGAGATGGGTCATGACATTCAGGTTATGGCAGATAGCATAAATTTTGGTAAAGGTCAAGTTATCTGGCGTCAGTCAGGGGTTTTGGTAGCGGCATCTGAACCCCGTGGTGATGGATTAGCCTTGGTAGGGTGA
- a CDS encoding DUF1822 family protein: MKLSLEDVAFLHPDQLLIEFSPEEREQAWHQTQAQGYSNQAARWRAYLNCLCLNTFLSYLDTEANLTEANLTEANLLETALDKALKKPLNKALVWPELGDLPSFWDVVNGTAVELNQMRLVLIPSEEIKFTALRVPREWVDIPEWASHYYVAMQLNLEECWLQVSGYTTYQQLRDHGNYDIIDETYAVDAVDLIEDLNVMWVTEELAPSPKLVVKPMARLSCDEATTLIKQLSQETPYSPRLDIPFAKWQALVSNSRWRKELYKQRSLVDSRKPSITLLSWLDNFLEAGWQTVEEIRARNGEPTLSLAYRSQPIRLKDRFNDNSSASSPFSENIPEAVTAIIKLLKTNSSKDTNLPAIELLGEIGHSNLEAIALLADMINTTDDHDLRRQAAVSLGKLDPNHPQAGIRRVKIIDLEMQLNETKVAFMVTFIPEADGEINVHLRVYPTNSKYLKPNLDLLVLDHQGEIFLSAQSRNADNWIQLEFNGEKGDRFMVKLVLADASFSKEFVL; this comes from the coding sequence ATGAAATTAAGTTTAGAGGATGTAGCTTTCCTACACCCAGACCAATTGTTGATAGAATTCTCCCCAGAAGAACGAGAACAAGCATGGCACCAAACCCAAGCTCAAGGTTATTCTAATCAAGCTGCTCGTTGGCGAGCGTATCTGAATTGTCTCTGTCTGAATACGTTTTTAAGCTATCTGGACACAGAAGCAAATTTAACAGAAGCAAATTTAACAGAAGCAAATTTACTAGAAACAGCACTAGACAAAGCACTAAAGAAACCACTAAACAAAGCATTAGTATGGCCAGAGTTGGGGGATTTACCAAGTTTCTGGGACGTAGTGAATGGTACAGCTGTTGAGCTAAACCAGATGCGACTGGTATTAATTCCTAGTGAAGAAATCAAGTTTACAGCGTTGCGAGTACCGCGAGAGTGGGTTGATATTCCTGAGTGGGCTAGTCATTATTATGTGGCGATGCAACTGAATTTAGAAGAATGCTGGTTACAGGTGTCGGGATACACAACTTATCAACAGTTACGTGATCATGGTAACTATGACATCATCGATGAAACCTACGCTGTGGATGCGGTAGATTTAATTGAAGATTTGAATGTGATGTGGGTAACGGAGGAACTTGCTCCTAGTCCCAAACTGGTCGTAAAGCCAATGGCAAGATTATCCTGTGATGAAGCAACAACGTTAATCAAGCAATTGAGCCAGGAAACTCCTTATTCTCCGAGGCTAGATATTCCTTTTGCTAAGTGGCAGGCACTGGTATCAAATTCTAGATGGCGCAAGGAATTATATAAACAACGTTCCCTAGTTGACTCTCGTAAGCCATCTATAACCTTACTGTCATGGCTGGATAATTTCCTGGAGGCTGGTTGGCAAACTGTTGAGGAAATTCGAGCACGTAATGGTGAACCTACTTTAAGCTTAGCTTACCGGTCTCAACCGATTCGTTTGAAGGATCGTTTTAACGATAATTCTTCAGCATCTTCCCCTTTTTCGGAAAATATCCCTGAAGCTGTGACCGCAATTATTAAACTATTAAAAACCAATAGCAGTAAAGATACTAACTTACCCGCTATAGAATTATTGGGTGAAATTGGTCATAGTAACTTAGAGGCGATCGCATTGCTTGCTGACATGATCAATACTACTGACGATCATGACTTACGTCGCCAAGCCGCTGTCAGTTTGGGAAAACTTGACCCAAATCATCCCCAAGCTGGGATTAGGCGAGTTAAGATAATTGATTTAGAAATGCAACTCAATGAGACCAAAGTAGCATTTATGGTTACTTTCATACCTGAAGCAGATGGTGAAATTAATGTTCACTTACGGGTGTATCCTACTAACAGTAAATATCTAAAACCTAATCTCGACTTGCTAGTACTTGATCACCAGGGAGAAATTTTCTTGTCGGCTCAGTCGAGAAATGCTGATAATTGGATTCAATTAGAGTTTAATGGTGAAAAGGGGGATAGATTTATGGTAAAACTGGTACTGGCAGATGCCAGCTTCTCCAAAGAGTTTGTGTTGTAA
- a CDS encoding CHASE2 domain-containing protein, whose product MTKLVTFKIVDGDFKKGFRVILKIGIDPNENNLMAREIDGWLPPAPEINQLCNSWLLSYRAQGRIKLHPPDRKLTAPSEQITNYSIINSAHDLEEAINNWLNSTDRKFQRFRDQVLKSLSTNDQIRFIIQTNNIKLWQLPWHLWDVLSDCDIEVNFSTSEFPLPFQAIDQSRNKVRLLAILGDDTGINIEKDLALLQEELPDAEIVPLISPKKKELSHELWDKRCDILFFAGHSFTQKDNLQGRFFINEDESLTIEELKYGLSNAIENGLKLAIFNSCDGLGLAAELVSLPISTTLVMRERVPDEVAQTFLRYFLNAFATKQKSLSDSVWETRKRLQEEVEDNYPCASWLPVIFQNPALEPPTWEDLIRNISNPIDDRDYLKHKPKLPRVLLVSLMVTIAVITMRSLGLLQGSELRAFDHLIGLRPPEKPDERVLVIAVDEPDIQYQEKMGWSRKGSLSDTALAELLRKLNRYQPRVIGLDIYHDFEFEPNLGTQLKQNPRFIAVCQMKSNDHPGIASPPGMTSQQIGFSDFPRDPDHIIRRQLLGMGYPDNCNTRYSLSLQVALNYLAEEGIPPMKRNSAGDVEIGDVVFRKFAHNAGGYQLKPEHARGYQILLNYRANNPKQVNLQDLLKGKLDSQLPDLVKNKIVLIGVGKDLKDVHQTPYTKGPWSDKIPGVMVQAQMSSQIISAVLNKRPLLWWLPQWGEMLWIGSWSVVGGLLVWRLHSPSYLGIAVFVGISLLSGVCYGLLLQGGWIPFIPSALALVATSGAIVVSSIFKSNVNKDDSFLYYQKSLDT is encoded by the coding sequence ATGACGAAACTAGTAACCTTTAAAATAGTTGATGGTGATTTTAAAAAGGGCTTTCGGGTAATCCTAAAAATTGGGATTGATCCCAATGAAAATAATTTAATGGCTAGAGAAATTGACGGTTGGTTACCGCCAGCACCTGAGATTAACCAATTGTGCAACAGTTGGCTCTTAAGCTATCGTGCTCAAGGGAGAATCAAACTGCATCCACCGGATCGGAAACTGACAGCTCCCTCAGAACAGATAACCAACTATTCAATTATCAACTCAGCTCATGATTTAGAAGAGGCGATCAATAATTGGCTAAATTCAACGGATAGAAAGTTTCAACGCTTCCGGGATCAAGTGTTAAAATCTTTATCGACCAATGACCAGATTCGGTTTATTATTCAAACTAATAATATCAAACTTTGGCAATTGCCTTGGCATCTCTGGGATGTCTTGTCCGATTGTGATATTGAGGTTAATTTCAGTACGTCAGAATTTCCCTTACCCTTCCAAGCAATCGACCAATCTAGAAATAAAGTCAGACTATTGGCAATTCTAGGAGATGACACCGGGATTAATATCGAGAAGGATTTGGCATTACTCCAGGAGGAATTACCGGATGCAGAAATTGTACCTTTAATCAGTCCCAAAAAAAAAGAATTAAGCCATGAATTATGGGATAAAAGGTGTGATATATTGTTTTTTGCTGGTCATAGTTTTACCCAGAAAGATAATTTACAAGGACGATTTTTCATCAATGAAGATGAAAGCCTAACCATTGAGGAGTTAAAGTATGGTCTAAGCAATGCGATTGAAAATGGTTTAAAATTGGCTATTTTTAATTCCTGTGATGGGTTAGGATTAGCAGCAGAATTGGTTAGTTTACCAATCTCGACAACCCTGGTAATGCGGGAACGGGTGCCAGATGAGGTAGCTCAGACGTTTTTAAGGTATTTTCTCAACGCATTTGCTACAAAGCAAAAATCCTTATCGGATTCAGTTTGGGAAACCCGGAAAAGATTGCAGGAGGAGGTAGAAGATAACTATCCCTGTGCTAGTTGGTTACCAGTGATATTTCAAAATCCTGCTCTGGAACCGCCAACTTGGGAAGACTTGATCCGAAATATTAGCAATCCTATTGATGATCGAGACTATCTCAAGCATAAACCCAAACTCCCAAGGGTTTTACTGGTAAGTTTGATGGTCACTATCGCAGTGATCACAATGCGATCGCTTGGGCTGTTACAAGGATCAGAATTACGTGCTTTCGACCATCTTATCGGTCTGCGACCACCTGAAAAGCCGGATGAGCGGGTTTTAGTAATTGCGGTGGATGAACCAGATATTCAGTATCAGGAAAAGATGGGTTGGTCGAGAAAAGGGTCATTATCCGATACAGCCTTGGCAGAACTGTTGCGAAAACTCAACCGTTATCAACCGCGAGTGATTGGCTTAGATATTTATCATGACTTTGAGTTTGAACCTAACTTAGGGACTCAATTGAAACAAAATCCCCGTTTCATTGCGGTGTGCCAAATGAAAAGTAATGATCACCCTGGTATCGCTTCACCACCGGGTATGACATCACAACAGATCGGCTTTAGTGATTTCCCTCGTGACCCAGATCATATTATCCGTCGCCAACTTCTAGGGATGGGCTATCCGGATAATTGTAATACTCGTTACTCTCTAAGTTTACAAGTGGCTCTGAATTACCTAGCCGAAGAGGGAATCCCGCCGATGAAGAGAAATTCAGCAGGGGATGTAGAAATCGGTGATGTGGTGTTTCGGAAATTCGCACACAATGCTGGTGGATATCAGTTAAAGCCAGAACATGCAAGGGGATATCAGATACTCCTTAATTATCGTGCCAATAATCCCAAACAAGTTAATCTCCAAGACTTACTCAAGGGTAAACTTGACTCCCAACTGCCGGATTTAGTCAAAAATAAGATTGTCTTGATTGGGGTTGGTAAAGATTTAAAGGATGTACACCAGACTCCCTATACTAAAGGGCCATGGTCTGACAAAATACCTGGGGTTATGGTTCAAGCTCAGATGAGTAGTCAGATTATTAGTGCTGTTTTGAATAAACGACCCTTGCTCTGGTGGTTGCCACAGTGGGGGGAAATGCTTTGGATTGGTAGTTGGTCTGTGGTGGGAGGCCTATTAGTTTGGCGTTTACATTCCCCATCCTACTTGGGAATTGCTGTTTTTGTTGGTATCAGCCTTTTATCTGGAGTCTGTTATGGTCTCTTACTCCAGGGGGGATGGATACCTTTTATACCATCAGCGTTGGCCTTAGTGGCAACCAGTGGAGCCATCGTAGTTTCTAGCATTTTTAAATCAAATGTAAACAAGGATGACAGTTTTTTATATTACCAAAAATCCCTAGATACTTGA
- the ltrA gene encoding group II intron reverse transcriptase/maturase, which produces MNKSKTRGFAPQSEWNKVNWRKLEMTVFKLQKRIYRASQRGDVSVVRKLQKTLTKSWSAKMIAVRQVTQENKGKKTAGIDGIKALNNKQRLTLVADLKISKKAQPTRRVWIPKPGKKEKRPLGIPVMYDRALQALTKQALEPEWEAKFEPNSYGFRPGRSCHDTIEAIFVATNRMPKWVLDADIAKCFDKINHDALLTKLNTYPSMRRLIKSWLKSGVMDNGTFSPTEEGTPQGGVISPLLANIALHGMEERIEQYAESMPGCKRDNKRAISLIRYADDFVIMHKNQNVVEDCKEVINTWLKDMGLELKPSKTKIVHTFDGFDFLGFNIRQYKVGKNHSKQGFKTLVKPSKEAISKHFRQLSNVIERHRAAPQKALIKHLKPILRGWCNYYRGVCSKETYTKLGYMLWNKLRRWGYRRHPKKSRTWVYKKYWGTKIEKAKKPGEKLKVDNWVFMDKEENYLPKHAETKIVRHVKIEKTRSPYDGDLIYWNTRMRKHPEMTSQKGRLLKRQKGKCAHCGLIFRDGDLLEKHHILPRSLGGNDSDKNLELLHLHCHDIKHGIKINSSELDENPF; this is translated from the coding sequence ATGAATAAGTCTAAAACTCGGGGGTTCGCCCCACAGTCGGAATGGAACAAAGTCAACTGGCGAAAGTTAGAAATGACAGTGTTTAAGTTGCAAAAACGTATATATCGAGCCTCCCAACGTGGTGATGTGAGCGTGGTAAGAAAACTCCAAAAAACACTAACAAAGTCCTGGTCAGCAAAAATGATTGCGGTTAGACAGGTCACCCAAGAGAACAAAGGTAAAAAGACTGCCGGAATAGATGGGATTAAAGCTTTAAATAATAAGCAACGTCTCACCTTAGTAGCCGACCTAAAAATCTCAAAAAAGGCACAACCTACCAGAAGGGTCTGGATTCCCAAACCTGGAAAGAAGGAAAAACGGCCTTTGGGAATCCCAGTCATGTATGACCGTGCTCTACAAGCACTCACCAAACAGGCACTAGAACCTGAATGGGAGGCAAAATTTGAACCTAATTCTTATGGGTTTAGACCAGGACGCTCATGTCATGATACTATAGAAGCTATATTTGTGGCCACCAATCGTATGCCCAAATGGGTACTCGACGCGGATATCGCCAAATGCTTCGATAAAATCAACCATGATGCACTTCTAACTAAATTAAATACATATCCATCCATGAGACGATTAATAAAGTCCTGGTTGAAATCCGGTGTGATGGATAATGGAACATTCTCACCTACAGAAGAGGGTACCCCTCAAGGTGGAGTCATCTCTCCACTTTTAGCGAATATAGCCCTCCACGGAATGGAAGAAAGAATTGAACAATACGCTGAATCAATGCCCGGATGTAAAAGGGACAATAAAAGAGCAATAAGTTTGATTCGATATGCAGATGACTTCGTTATCATGCACAAAAACCAAAACGTGGTAGAAGACTGTAAGGAAGTCATCAATACATGGTTAAAAGACATGGGATTGGAATTAAAGCCCAGTAAAACAAAAATAGTTCACACTTTTGACGGATTCGATTTCCTTGGATTCAATATCCGTCAATACAAAGTGGGGAAAAACCATTCAAAACAAGGCTTTAAAACGTTAGTCAAACCATCTAAAGAAGCAATTTCAAAGCATTTCAGGCAGCTCTCAAATGTTATAGAAAGACATAGAGCCGCTCCCCAAAAGGCGTTAATAAAACACCTAAAGCCTATTCTACGTGGATGGTGTAACTATTACAGAGGAGTCTGTAGCAAGGAAACATACACAAAACTAGGATACATGCTTTGGAACAAACTCCGAAGATGGGGGTATAGAAGACATCCCAAAAAATCAAGAACCTGGGTATACAAGAAATACTGGGGAACCAAAATAGAAAAGGCCAAGAAACCAGGAGAAAAACTCAAGGTGGACAACTGGGTATTCATGGATAAGGAAGAAAACTACCTTCCTAAACACGCCGAAACAAAAATTGTAAGGCATGTAAAAATCGAGAAAACCCGCAGCCCCTATGATGGCGACCTTATTTATTGGAACACCAGAATGAGAAAACATCCTGAAATGACCAGTCAAAAGGGAAGGCTTTTGAAAAGGCAAAAAGGGAAGTGCGCTCATTGTGGCCTTATCTTCAGGGACGGAGATTTACTGGAAAAACATCACATTTTACCACGTTCATTAGGAGGAAATGATTCAGACAAAAATCTGGAATTATTACACCTCCATTGTCACGACATTAAACACGGAATCAAAATCAATTCTTCAGAATTAGATGAGAATCCATTCTAG